A single Phoenix dactylifera cultivar Barhee BC4 chromosome 1, palm_55x_up_171113_PBpolish2nd_filt_p, whole genome shotgun sequence DNA region contains:
- the LOC103701688 gene encoding uncharacterized protein LOC103701688, whose protein sequence is MELESEGEREREGERGRDLDRRGVDRAGVEPHGTDMAGHKVPFSIEIRAGRRCSLSYLNRPRWQTRTFHPSSSWTRRGVPLSLRVSSLLVSLPPLLSELSMDALDSVVDPLRGFAKDSVRLVKRCHKPDRKEFTKVAFRTAIGFVVMGFVGFFVKLIFIPINNIIVGSG, encoded by the exons ATGGAATTAGAGagcgagggagagagagagagagaaggggagcgAGGGAGGGATCTGGACCGAAGGGGTGTGGATCGGGCCGGAGTAGAGCCGCATGGTACGGATATGGCCGGTCACAAAGTACCGTTCAGCATCGAGATTCGAGCTGGGCGACGATGCAGCCTGAGTTATTTAAACCGGCCCCGCTGGCAAACTAGGACATTCCATCCGAGCTCCTCCTGGACTCGCCGAGGGGTCCCTCTCTCTCTGCGGGTTTCGTCTCTGCTCGTCTCTCTCCCGCCTCTCCTCTCCGAGCTCTCGATGGACGCCTTGGATTCGGTGGTCGATCCCCTCCGGGGGTTCGCCAAGGACAGCGTCCGCCTCGTCAAGAGGTGCCACAAGCCCGATCGCAAAG AGTTCACGAAGGTGGCCTTCCGCACGGCGATTGGTTTCGTGGTAATGGGGTTCGTGGGTTTCTTCGTGAAGCTGATCTTTATCCCGATCAATAACATCATCGTCGGGTCCGGCTAG